The proteins below are encoded in one region of Planctopirus limnophila DSM 3776:
- the ppc gene encoding phosphoenolpyruvate carboxylase, translating into MNPLLMGSNQVTRSDPETGNDMSAKPILSSDVETLTSLLGGAIVEQAGSDLAALLMRIRQLSRERRVGLPGAAERLVELLAGLNEDQLDLLTKSLSIYFDLANVAEDLQRIRVIRQRERQSEGSVRKESLGDAIAQLKKQGATAEAVQHLLDKLHIGLVFTAHPTEAKRRTTRRILRQLRSDLTTAHQGDLLPRESGVLQERIRGSLTLLWQIDPMRPQPPTVMQEVERGLFFFDGLWDIVPLIFQDLRSALAEHYPGFKFHVPPFLKFGSWIGGDRDGNPFVTAQVTSDTLRLLETTAIERHLKTTRELADLLVVSDRGMQPDDPVYAALQKTFGAHPELDQLVGDAPEAEPYRRWIKVIELKLRKRIEPALASPLKAYQTAAELEADARLIEESLLRRKGDRIHASFLAAWLDQIRTFGLQVSALDVRQDSRVHVDVLQEVFARAGIYAEYAKADEKTRQKILTTPHDLGMNVLEGELSDMARETFSLYKLMAETVRAGGIERFGGHIVSMTHYASDILVILWFWKWAWKVTAGESKAELPHLPLMPLLETIDDLRQGPAILTDLLSVPDYLAYLKKDQGAQPLQNVMVGYSDSTKDGGYLAASWGLYRAQEQLSDVLASQGVRLRVFHGRGGALGRGGGPAARAILSLPPKSVDGSLRVTEQGEVLAERYDEPQIAFRHLEQVTWATLLVSSTQEGHWPEDWFTHLDELAQQSYLHYRKLVDDPGFLMYFDRATPISEIERLPIGSRPARRRERKSLSDLRAIPWTFAWTQSRHMIPAWFGLGKALHDAVARNNEDWSRYQEMYRTWPIFQAIIDNATLALMKADLQIANRYADLVEDREVAKRLWSMIHEEYDRSRASVLMITGESSLLSNTPWLQTSIQERNPYVDPLNLIQVELLKRAREGSIEADRAARLQHSVRLTIQGVAAGLRTTG; encoded by the coding sequence GTGAATCCGTTATTGATGGGCAGCAATCAGGTCACACGTAGCGATCCAGAGACAGGCAACGATATGAGTGCAAAGCCGATTTTAAGTAGTGATGTCGAGACGCTGACTTCACTTCTGGGTGGTGCAATTGTCGAGCAGGCCGGGAGTGACCTGGCTGCCTTACTCATGCGCATTCGGCAACTCTCACGGGAAAGACGAGTCGGTTTACCAGGTGCCGCCGAACGTCTGGTCGAATTACTGGCGGGTTTGAATGAAGATCAGCTCGACCTCCTCACCAAATCACTCAGCATTTACTTTGATCTAGCCAATGTGGCGGAAGATCTGCAGCGTATTCGCGTAATTCGGCAAAGGGAGCGGCAATCAGAAGGTTCCGTGCGGAAGGAATCGCTGGGCGATGCGATTGCTCAACTCAAAAAGCAGGGAGCGACGGCCGAAGCTGTGCAGCATCTGCTTGATAAATTGCACATCGGCCTGGTCTTCACAGCTCACCCGACGGAAGCCAAGCGGCGAACGACCCGGCGTATTCTCCGCCAGTTGCGTTCAGACTTAACAACTGCCCATCAGGGAGATTTGTTGCCTCGCGAAAGCGGAGTCCTTCAGGAACGAATTCGCGGTTCACTCACGCTGTTATGGCAAATCGACCCCATGCGTCCGCAGCCACCGACTGTGATGCAGGAAGTCGAGAGAGGTCTCTTCTTCTTCGATGGTTTGTGGGACATTGTACCACTGATCTTCCAGGACTTGCGGAGTGCCCTCGCCGAACATTACCCGGGATTCAAATTCCATGTGCCGCCATTTTTGAAGTTCGGCTCCTGGATTGGTGGAGATCGAGACGGAAATCCGTTTGTGACTGCCCAGGTCACCAGCGACACCCTGCGATTGCTCGAAACCACTGCCATCGAGCGGCATCTGAAAACCACGCGCGAACTCGCGGACCTGCTGGTCGTTTCCGATCGCGGCATGCAGCCGGATGATCCAGTCTATGCAGCCTTGCAGAAGACGTTTGGCGCTCATCCCGAACTCGATCAACTGGTCGGAGATGCTCCTGAGGCTGAACCTTATCGGCGCTGGATCAAGGTGATTGAACTCAAGCTTCGCAAACGCATTGAGCCTGCGCTGGCCTCGCCTTTGAAGGCCTATCAGACAGCAGCCGAACTGGAAGCCGATGCCCGCTTGATCGAAGAGAGCCTGCTGAGGCGAAAAGGGGATCGAATTCATGCCTCATTCCTGGCAGCGTGGCTCGATCAGATTCGCACCTTCGGACTGCAAGTTTCGGCTCTGGATGTCCGGCAGGATTCCCGCGTGCATGTGGATGTGCTGCAGGAAGTTTTTGCTCGTGCCGGGATTTATGCCGAGTATGCCAAAGCCGACGAAAAAACCCGCCAGAAAATTCTGACGACGCCGCATGATCTGGGAATGAATGTTCTTGAGGGCGAGCTATCTGATATGGCGCGAGAGACCTTCTCGCTCTACAAGCTGATGGCTGAGACCGTGCGTGCCGGTGGTATTGAGCGATTCGGTGGTCACATTGTCAGCATGACGCACTATGCCAGCGATATCCTGGTGATTCTGTGGTTCTGGAAGTGGGCCTGGAAAGTAACCGCCGGTGAATCCAAGGCTGAATTGCCGCATCTGCCATTGATGCCACTGCTGGAAACAATCGACGATCTTCGCCAGGGGCCGGCAATTCTCACCGATCTGCTTTCCGTTCCTGATTATCTGGCCTACCTCAAGAAAGATCAGGGAGCACAGCCACTCCAGAACGTGATGGTGGGCTATTCCGACAGCACAAAGGATGGCGGATATCTGGCGGCTTCGTGGGGCTTGTATCGTGCTCAGGAGCAGCTTTCGGATGTGTTGGCCAGCCAGGGTGTGAGACTGCGAGTCTTCCATGGTCGAGGCGGTGCACTAGGCCGTGGCGGCGGACCGGCAGCCAGGGCCATTCTTTCGCTGCCACCCAAATCAGTCGATGGCAGCCTGCGTGTCACCGAACAGGGAGAAGTCCTCGCTGAGCGATATGACGAACCACAGATTGCGTTCCGCCACTTGGAACAGGTGACATGGGCCACGCTGCTGGTGAGCAGCACACAAGAAGGGCATTGGCCGGAAGACTGGTTTACTCATCTCGACGAGTTGGCTCAGCAATCTTATCTGCATTACCGCAAGCTGGTGGATGACCCTGGATTTTTGATGTATTTTGACCGGGCGACGCCGATATCAGAAATCGAACGCTTACCTATTGGTTCGCGACCTGCAAGGCGACGCGAACGGAAGAGTCTCTCGGATCTCCGGGCGATCCCCTGGACATTTGCCTGGACGCAGAGTCGGCACATGATTCCCGCCTGGTTCGGTCTAGGGAAAGCACTGCATGATGCCGTCGCCCGCAACAATGAAGACTGGTCACGTTATCAGGAAATGTATCGGACATGGCCGATCTTCCAGGCGATTATCGATAACGCGACGCTGGCACTCATGAAGGCCGACTTGCAGATTGCCAACCGCTATGCCGACCTGGTCGAAGATCGGGAAGTCGCCAAGCGATTGTGGTCCATGATCCATGAAGAGTACGACCGCAGCCGGGCATCGGTGCTGATGATCACCGGCGAATCATCGCTGCTCTCGAATACACCCTGGCTGCAGACCTCAATTCAGGAGCGGAATCCTTACGTCGATCCTTTGAATCTGATTCAGGTTGAGCTTTTGAAGCGAGCCCGTGAAGGAAGCATTGAAGCCGATCGTGCAGCGAGGTTGCAACACTCAGTGCGACTGACCATTCAAGGAGTGGCCGCTGGTTTGAGAACAACGGGTTGA
- the glgX gene encoding glycogen debranching protein GlgX — protein sequence MRIWPGSPAPLGAKFDGRGVNFALFSENASKVELCLFDSAEAKVESCRITLPEQTDFVWHGYLPDVKPGQIYGYRVHGDYAPHEGHRFNPHKIVLDPYAMAIARDVQWSEEMFPYVIGQEQQDLLIDRRDNSAFAPLAAVVDRRFRWGRDRHPKTPWHETLIYELHVKGFSRLSPWVPRELRGTYAGLACEGSIRHLKELGVTAVELMPVHHFIDDHFLVTQGKRNFWGYNTLAFFAPAIRYAADPSPQGAILEFKKMVKTLHAHGLEVILDVVYNHTAEGNHLGPMLSLRGIDNRSYYRQVADNRRYYLDYTGCGNTLNMVCPRVLQLIMDSLRYWVQEMHVDGFRFDLAATLARELHAVDKLGAFFDIIHQDPVLSQVKLIAEPWDLGEGGYQVGNFPVLWTEWNGKYRDCVRRFWKGDGHTVSELATRICGSSDLYEHNGRRPYASINFVTAHDGFTLQDLVSYNHKHNEANGQNNEDGDSHNNSWNCGAEGPTSDPAILALRERQKRNLMATLLFSQGVAMIRSGDELSQSQGGNNNVYNQDNATSWLNWRIDPTQQRFLDFTKKCIKLWKSQPVLQRRNFFQGRELRGQGVQDIVWLTPDGLEMTDADWNAGHARCLGVILDGSQITEMNERGERIEGDTLFLLINAHHEEISFRLPEYGFGDLSEISSEQWRSAPDKKPAAVNSSVVVDEEAPATDVSMPAGSGIVKTESRPTSAELITRSAAMVNKVPAPEPSMPVVENQVEVASEPDATPVATKEESESAEIQVTPSARRMFWKPLVDTTFDDQILPKKVWPGQLYPLQGRSLVLFKRQVVKPGLVSRLFPVLAPVAGETEKSTANI from the coding sequence ATGCGTATCTGGCCAGGATCGCCAGCCCCACTGGGCGCGAAGTTTGACGGACGCGGAGTGAACTTTGCGCTCTTCTCGGAGAATGCCAGCAAAGTCGAACTGTGCCTGTTTGATTCTGCCGAAGCGAAGGTGGAATCTTGCCGGATCACGCTCCCTGAGCAGACGGATTTTGTCTGGCATGGATATCTGCCGGATGTAAAGCCCGGGCAGATCTACGGCTACCGGGTGCATGGTGACTATGCACCGCACGAAGGGCATCGCTTTAATCCTCACAAGATTGTGCTGGATCCTTATGCCATGGCCATTGCCCGGGATGTCCAATGGTCGGAAGAAATGTTCCCGTATGTCATCGGGCAGGAACAGCAGGATCTGCTCATCGATCGACGAGACAACAGTGCGTTTGCACCATTAGCCGCAGTGGTTGATCGAAGGTTTCGCTGGGGTCGCGATCGACATCCGAAAACGCCCTGGCATGAAACACTCATCTATGAATTGCACGTCAAAGGATTCTCTCGACTGAGCCCGTGGGTTCCCCGTGAGTTGCGCGGTACCTATGCAGGGCTGGCTTGTGAGGGCTCCATCCGGCATCTGAAGGAACTGGGAGTTACTGCAGTCGAACTCATGCCAGTGCATCACTTCATTGATGACCATTTTCTGGTGACACAAGGGAAGCGAAATTTCTGGGGTTACAACACCCTGGCCTTCTTTGCTCCGGCAATCAGGTATGCGGCAGACCCTTCGCCTCAGGGAGCAATTCTTGAGTTTAAAAAGATGGTCAAGACGCTGCACGCCCATGGCCTCGAAGTTATTCTCGACGTCGTTTACAACCATACGGCTGAAGGGAATCACCTGGGGCCCATGCTGTCGTTACGCGGGATTGATAACCGCAGTTACTATCGGCAGGTGGCAGATAACCGCCGCTACTATCTCGATTACACCGGCTGCGGTAACACCTTGAACATGGTCTGCCCGCGCGTGCTGCAATTGATTATGGACAGCCTCCGTTACTGGGTGCAGGAGATGCATGTCGATGGCTTCCGGTTTGATCTGGCTGCCACACTGGCCCGCGAACTGCATGCTGTTGATAAGCTGGGAGCCTTTTTTGACATCATCCATCAGGACCCTGTCCTCTCCCAGGTGAAGCTGATTGCCGAGCCATGGGATCTGGGTGAAGGTGGCTATCAGGTAGGCAACTTTCCAGTCCTGTGGACGGAATGGAACGGGAAGTATCGCGATTGTGTACGTCGTTTCTGGAAAGGTGATGGCCACACAGTTTCTGAGTTAGCCACGAGAATCTGCGGGTCGAGTGATCTGTATGAACACAATGGCCGCCGACCTTATGCGAGTATTAACTTTGTCACGGCGCACGACGGATTCACTCTGCAGGATCTGGTTTCGTACAACCACAAACATAATGAAGCCAATGGCCAGAACAACGAAGACGGCGACAGTCACAACAACAGCTGGAATTGTGGAGCCGAAGGGCCCACGAGCGACCCGGCGATCCTGGCTTTGCGAGAGCGGCAGAAGCGTAATCTGATGGCGACGCTGCTTTTCTCTCAAGGAGTGGCCATGATTCGCTCGGGTGATGAACTCAGCCAGTCTCAAGGTGGGAACAACAATGTCTACAATCAGGATAACGCCACCAGTTGGCTGAACTGGCGGATTGATCCCACGCAGCAGCGGTTTCTGGACTTTACCAAAAAGTGCATCAAGCTCTGGAAAAGCCAGCCTGTACTCCAGCGGAGAAACTTCTTTCAGGGGCGGGAACTGCGCGGCCAAGGTGTGCAGGATATTGTCTGGCTGACACCTGATGGCCTCGAAATGACCGATGCTGACTGGAATGCAGGCCACGCTCGCTGCCTGGGTGTGATTCTTGATGGCAGTCAGATTACCGAGATGAACGAACGGGGCGAGCGGATTGAAGGTGATACGCTGTTCTTACTGATCAATGCCCACCACGAAGAGATTTCCTTTCGCTTGCCTGAATATGGATTCGGCGACCTGAGTGAAATCTCGTCTGAGCAATGGAGATCAGCACCAGACAAGAAGCCTGCGGCAGTGAATTCGTCCGTCGTTGTCGATGAGGAGGCTCCAGCGACGGATGTTTCGATGCCTGCCGGCAGTGGGATCGTCAAGACCGAGTCTCGACCTACCTCCGCCGAACTAATCACAAGATCAGCCGCGATGGTCAACAAGGTACCCGCCCCTGAACCATCGATGCCGGTCGTTGAGAATCAGGTCGAGGTTGCGAGTGAGCCGGATGCGACACCAGTCGCAACCAAAGAGGAGAGCGAATCTGCTGAAATTCAGGTGACGCCCTCTGCCCGACGAATGTTCTGGAAGCCTCTGGTCGATACGACTTTCGACGACCAGATCCTTCCCAAAAAGGTGTGGCCCGGGCAGTTGTATCCATTGCAGGGGCGCAGCCTGGTGTTGTTCAAGAGGCAGGTGGTGAAGCCCGGCTTAGTGAGCCGCTTGTTCCCCGTGTTGGCACCCGTTGCCGGGGAAACAGAGAAATCAACGGCCAATATCTGA
- a CDS encoding flagellar hook-basal body protein has translation MLYGLYLSAQGAESQAMRQGVLANNLANVGTNAFKPDIAVFRSYFPYDVAHQEPQRAPDTIDLETGGVALEGTITDFSQGSLKPTGKSTDAALLGDGFYQLKMGNETLLTRDGSFELDADGQLVHAGTGAPVLDPDGSEIVIPPEMIDLQIGDDGQISGVGPNGIVLPISQLAVVVPTRLTELQKRGDGMYSTKLPVAEAPPETRVRQGFVEASNADPMQGTLELIEVSRGFESNVNMMRMQDEMLGRLLQAIPRR, from the coding sequence ATGCTGTACGGCCTCTATCTCTCTGCTCAAGGTGCAGAATCGCAGGCTATGCGGCAAGGTGTGCTGGCGAACAATCTGGCCAACGTCGGCACCAATGCCTTCAAGCCAGATATCGCCGTATTTCGCTCTTACTTTCCTTACGACGTCGCACATCAGGAACCCCAAAGAGCCCCTGATACGATTGATCTGGAAACTGGTGGCGTCGCACTCGAAGGAACAATTACCGACTTTTCGCAAGGATCACTCAAGCCGACAGGAAAGTCGACAGATGCCGCCTTGCTGGGAGACGGCTTTTACCAGCTCAAAATGGGGAACGAAACACTTTTAACCCGAGACGGTTCGTTTGAACTCGATGCCGATGGACAACTGGTCCATGCAGGAACAGGTGCTCCAGTGCTTGATCCCGATGGCAGTGAGATTGTCATTCCACCGGAAATGATTGACCTGCAGATTGGCGATGATGGTCAGATTTCGGGAGTCGGGCCCAACGGCATCGTTTTGCCAATCAGTCAGTTGGCAGTGGTGGTTCCGACTCGATTAACCGAACTGCAGAAGCGTGGTGATGGGATGTACTCGACAAAGCTTCCTGTTGCCGAAGCACCACCGGAGACCAGAGTTCGGCAAGGATTCGTCGAAGCCTCCAATGCCGATCCGATGCAGGGGACACTCGAACTGATCGAGGTCTCGCGTGGGTTTGAATCAAACGTGAACATGATGCGTATGCAGGATGAGATGCTGGGGCGGTTACTACAAGCCATTCCCCGAAGATAG
- the flgG gene encoding flagellar basal-body rod protein FlgG has product MLYRAMYTAASGMQAYMFNLDTIANNLANAGTNGFKRSRTDFEDLYYQYYKLPGTQDTLGNYTPIGTAAGLGVRVAGTQIDFSQGALLETGRQLDMAITGDGFFMVRGNNQLFYTRRGEFTVNSNGDVVLASADIGRLIDPPINIPPDTVDIGISAEGIVSVIQAGSTVQNQVGQIQLARFINPEGLYQAGESLYAVTDASGQPLISNPGDQGLGLIRQGFLEISNVEPANELVDLIKTQRNVELNSQVIQASDQLLQLITNLRRY; this is encoded by the coding sequence ATGCTATACCGCGCGATGTATACGGCGGCTTCGGGCATGCAGGCCTACATGTTCAACCTCGATACGATTGCCAATAACCTGGCGAACGCGGGGACGAACGGCTTCAAACGCTCGCGTACCGATTTTGAAGATCTGTACTACCAATACTATAAGCTACCTGGCACACAGGATACTCTGGGCAATTATACACCCATTGGTACAGCCGCCGGCCTGGGCGTGCGTGTGGCGGGGACTCAGATCGACTTCTCTCAGGGAGCACTGCTGGAGACAGGACGTCAACTGGATATGGCCATCACCGGCGATGGCTTCTTCATGGTTCGCGGCAACAACCAGCTTTTTTATACAAGGCGCGGCGAATTCACGGTGAACTCGAACGGTGATGTTGTCCTCGCCTCGGCCGACATTGGGCGGTTGATTGACCCACCCATTAACATCCCGCCTGATACGGTTGATATTGGCATCTCGGCCGAAGGGATCGTCTCAGTCATTCAGGCTGGTTCGACAGTTCAGAATCAAGTTGGGCAAATTCAACTCGCAAGATTTATCAATCCCGAAGGTTTGTATCAGGCAGGCGAGAGTTTGTATGCGGTCACTGATGCCTCCGGGCAACCTTTGATCAGCAACCCTGGTGATCAGGGACTGGGTTTGATTCGACAGGGATTTCTGGAAATCTCGAATGTGGAACCTGCCAACGAACTGGTGGATCTGATTAAAACCCAACGTAATGTGGAATTAAACAGCCAGGTGATTCAGGCTTCGGATCAGTTACTGCAACTCATTACGAACTTGAGACGATACTAA
- the flgA gene encoding flagellar basal body P-ring formation chaperone FlgA translates to MVLDIPAKIRLHFLLPAKFIACGMLYACLAGSWQNSCIAEPPVTKVETPSTLNSLGQSTAAQASAVISLKERVSTTQTLVTLNEVAEILSSDDAFRETLGNTPLGPGPGVGRPVMFDHLQVHQRLLAMGINLSRIEFSGSARTVVSRSAGEERTLQVIQQVTHVEPQPVIRVDRGKVEALLVTAFREQFRWGDEAAMPIVTISPHEATPPTVLQAVTDGAAIRYLAEKIDNLPEQAIHAQIMSSQGGEPQNVTLKLKLTPQVRMVAFRRAMQKGEIVQQGDLMWKLDTAQAECCTEPGQVIGMECRRATKAGELVNLKDLASAPLIRNGDIVTASLRVKGIVIRGQYKSLSTAARGETVTLVSLDDVRERVTAVATGWHEAAITSTGGEGANTSQMRGVQLLKTSPQEEPPTRSTPSRQGGRP, encoded by the coding sequence ATGGTTCTCGACATTCCGGCGAAAATTCGGCTGCACTTTCTACTCCCGGCGAAATTCATCGCCTGTGGGATGTTGTATGCATGTCTCGCTGGAAGCTGGCAGAATTCGTGCATTGCCGAACCACCTGTCACAAAGGTTGAGACACCATCCACTCTCAACTCGTTGGGACAGAGTACCGCTGCGCAAGCTTCGGCAGTCATCAGCTTGAAAGAGCGAGTTTCGACAACACAAACACTTGTCACCTTGAATGAAGTGGCAGAAATCCTTTCGAGCGATGACGCATTTCGAGAGACCTTGGGAAATACCCCTTTAGGGCCAGGGCCGGGAGTGGGTCGCCCCGTGATGTTTGACCATCTGCAGGTTCATCAGCGGCTTCTGGCCATGGGGATCAATCTGTCGCGAATCGAATTTTCCGGCTCAGCACGAACAGTGGTATCTCGCAGTGCCGGCGAAGAACGTACTCTGCAAGTGATTCAACAGGTAACTCATGTCGAGCCACAGCCAGTGATTCGCGTTGATCGTGGTAAGGTGGAAGCCCTATTAGTCACTGCATTTCGTGAGCAGTTTCGCTGGGGTGACGAAGCGGCCATGCCCATTGTGACGATTTCTCCCCATGAAGCCACACCTCCGACTGTGCTCCAGGCAGTAACAGATGGCGCAGCCATTCGATATCTGGCAGAAAAAATTGACAATCTCCCCGAACAGGCCATTCATGCCCAGATTATGTCCTCTCAAGGTGGAGAGCCACAGAACGTGACTTTGAAGCTGAAATTGACTCCACAAGTTCGCATGGTGGCTTTTCGACGAGCCATGCAGAAGGGCGAAATTGTGCAGCAAGGTGATTTGATGTGGAAGCTCGATACTGCACAGGCTGAATGCTGCACTGAACCCGGGCAAGTGATTGGTATGGAGTGCCGGCGAGCGACGAAAGCCGGTGAGTTAGTGAATCTAAAAGACCTGGCTTCGGCTCCACTGATTCGAAATGGCGACATCGTAACAGCCTCATTACGAGTCAAAGGGATTGTGATTCGCGGGCAATACAAAAGCCTTTCAACGGCTGCGCGGGGTGAGACAGTGACACTCGTTTCTCTCGATGATGTGCGTGAACGGGTGACAGCTGTGGCGACAGGCTGGCACGAGGCAGCCATCACTTCGACAGGTGGCGAAGGTGCAAATACTTCGCAAATGCGGGGTGTCCAATTGTTGAAGACTTCTCCTCAGGAAGAGCCACCCACGAGATCGACGCCGAGCCGACAAGGGGGAAGACCATGA
- a CDS encoding flagellar basal body L-ring protein FlgH, whose product MSWPHRALKHFLAYRLITVRVITTLGLTAGLQQLALCQGPPIITPLSDTRIEDYSLIYVEPPPLPPEIKVHDIITIQVDEKAEVIVNSRFNRQRNGAYAAELSDFVRFGDNFNLLPAAQNSPAIEGTLNNRLQTIGQLTDQEGISYNIAATVVDVLPNGTVVLEARKSIRTNQDFFEYRLAGRIDRLAILPNRTARSEDIAELKIERTQKGKVYNSTKTNWGTNILDIISPF is encoded by the coding sequence ATGAGTTGGCCACATCGAGCTTTGAAACATTTTCTCGCATACCGGCTGATTACAGTCCGTGTGATTACGACATTAGGTTTGACGGCGGGACTTCAGCAACTGGCTTTATGCCAGGGGCCTCCGATCATAACACCGCTTTCCGACACCCGCATCGAAGACTACTCGCTCATTTATGTAGAGCCACCTCCATTACCACCGGAAATCAAGGTTCATGACATTATCACCATCCAGGTCGATGAGAAGGCGGAAGTGATTGTCAACAGCCGATTCAATCGCCAGCGGAATGGAGCTTATGCAGCCGAGCTAAGTGACTTTGTGAGGTTCGGGGATAACTTTAATCTGCTCCCCGCTGCACAGAACTCACCAGCCATTGAGGGCACCCTCAACAATCGATTGCAAACGATTGGACAACTGACTGATCAGGAAGGGATCAGCTATAACATCGCGGCGACAGTCGTGGATGTACTGCCGAATGGAACAGTGGTGCTGGAAGCCCGGAAATCGATCCGAACAAACCAGGACTTCTTCGAATATCGACTGGCAGGGCGCATTGATCGACTGGCGATCTTGCCCAATCGCACAGCCAGGTCTGAGGATATTGCCGAACTGAAAATCGAACGCACCCAGAAGGGTAAGGTCTACAACAGTACCAAGACCAACTGGGGGACAAACATACTGGATATCATTTCGCCGTTTTAG
- a CDS encoding flagellar basal body P-ring protein FlgI translates to MSRLVLTLPLLLLTCAIWPSQAEARVRLEYICSVQGQQEVRLTGLGMIVGLPGTGDGAKNAPTVRALRAAMARLNQPVLDTEIRNADNVAIVMVEATIPRTGLKRGQKIDCFVNAVMGAKSLRGGRLLSTPLTTADARNQLVIGVAGGAIVVDDPARPTSARITQGVDLVQDVTALFLSKQQDLVTLLIDPAHASFWTASEVARVINSEFTFESAAKTIAKPTGPGSVEIQIPQQYRQNPVEFIAQVLESGIDTPNTQARVILNPRTGTVVVTGEVEISPVIISHKSFVVEIGADDPLLTGPGPFIGLIENSGRQSPQQLKDLVDALNKLRVPTADVIDIIRELHATGKLHAELIEK, encoded by the coding sequence ATGTCACGTTTAGTACTTACATTGCCGTTACTCCTGCTCACCTGTGCCATCTGGCCCAGTCAGGCGGAAGCTCGTGTGCGGCTGGAGTATATCTGCTCTGTGCAGGGGCAGCAGGAAGTTCGTCTGACAGGTCTGGGAATGATTGTCGGACTTCCCGGGACTGGTGATGGTGCCAAGAATGCACCCACAGTCCGTGCTTTGCGGGCAGCCATGGCCAGGCTGAACCAACCCGTTCTGGATACGGAGATCCGTAATGCCGATAACGTGGCGATTGTTATGGTCGAAGCCACCATTCCTCGCACCGGTCTTAAGCGAGGTCAAAAGATCGATTGCTTTGTGAATGCAGTGATGGGGGCCAAAAGCCTGCGTGGGGGGAGGCTTCTCAGCACACCCTTGACGACAGCCGATGCCCGCAATCAACTCGTGATTGGTGTCGCTGGCGGAGCGATTGTGGTTGATGACCCCGCACGCCCAACCAGTGCCCGCATCACGCAAGGGGTCGATCTGGTGCAGGATGTGACAGCCCTGTTTTTGAGTAAACAGCAGGATCTGGTCACGTTACTCATCGATCCGGCCCATGCCAGCTTCTGGACAGCCAGCGAAGTCGCCCGCGTGATTAACAGTGAATTCACCTTTGAATCAGCCGCGAAAACGATTGCCAAGCCGACTGGCCCCGGATCGGTCGAGATCCAGATTCCGCAGCAGTACCGACAGAACCCGGTGGAGTTCATTGCACAGGTCCTGGAGTCAGGGATCGATACACCCAATACCCAGGCACGCGTGATTCTCAATCCGCGCACAGGCACGGTCGTCGTCACAGGTGAAGTCGAGATCAGCCCGGTGATCATCTCGCATAAAAGTTTTGTCGTCGAGATCGGGGCTGATGATCCGTTACTAACTGGACCGGGCCCATTTATTGGGCTGATCGAAAATTCCGGACGGCAATCTCCCCAGCAACTGAAAGACCTGGTCGACGCTCTCAACAAGTTACGAGTCCCGACGGCTGATGTGATCGACATCATTCGTGAACTGCACGCGACAGGCAAACTCCATGCAGAACTGATCGAGAAATAG
- a CDS encoding rod-binding protein, whose protein sequence is MVNIESNAALKPLELSPTANMKPLHGASGKKDVSSAELKEQFGQTVGTIFYTQMMKALRSTAGETKYLNGGQAEKMFQSQFDQVVVEAMAKRGDNHFADAMQTAFEAGVQGGIARSPSLDPLKAGKLSKEVSSESVDVLNNATKSTESERQNLSEQLADLSRQTQTLREARSGATGATEFFPMIRK, encoded by the coding sequence ATGGTTAATATCGAATCCAATGCCGCATTGAAGCCTCTGGAACTGTCGCCAACAGCGAACATGAAGCCTTTGCATGGCGCGAGTGGCAAGAAAGACGTTTCATCGGCTGAACTCAAGGAACAGTTCGGGCAGACAGTTGGAACGATTTTCTACACTCAAATGATGAAGGCCCTCCGTTCGACAGCGGGAGAAACCAAATATCTGAACGGCGGCCAGGCTGAAAAAATGTTTCAGTCGCAGTTTGATCAGGTCGTCGTGGAGGCTATGGCAAAACGGGGTGACAACCACTTTGCCGATGCGATGCAGACGGCCTTCGAAGCGGGTGTTCAAGGTGGAATTGCCAGATCGCCTTCGTTAGATCCGTTAAAGGCGGGAAAGCTTTCCAAAGAGGTCAGTTCTGAGAGCGTGGACGTTCTCAACAACGCCACAAAGTCTACGGAATCTGAACGACAGAATCTCTCGGAACAACTGGCAGATCTGTCACGGCAGACACAAACCCTTCGCGAAGCGCGATCAGGAGCCACCGGAGCGACAGAGTTCTTCCCGATGATCCGAAAGTAA